From a single Candidatus Dependentiae bacterium genomic region:
- a CDS encoding CTP synthase: MQTRFIMVTGGVISGVGKGVTTASLGRILKEYGYKTTLIKIDPYVNYDAGTLRPTEHGEVWVTDDGGEIDQDLGTYERFLNENLSKRNNITTGQIYKAVIDRERAGGYLGQTVQFIPHITDEIKNRILQVSNGYDIAIIELGGTVGDYENIPYLFAFKSLEREFGADYTASVLVTYLPVPGHIGEMKTKPTQQAIRLLGQEGILPDFIICRSKKPLDKERKKKIEAFANIVSEHIIAAPDLDTIYRMPLYLEEQDIGKKLLKHLSLPLRKQPDWSGWKQLVEVIEKPKKHIKVGVVGKYVSIGDYCIADSYLSIYQALMHAGAQARMGVDITWIDAQNSENNNQGLNQLDEFDGIIIPGGFGSSGVEGKINTIRYAREHNIPIIGLCYGMQLMVVEWARNMCGMPDANTTEIDAKTPYPIIDILPTQKVILKDSQYGGTMRLGAYKADIKRESVVYDLYKRKTISERHRHRYEVNPKYIDILEEKGILFSGQHVRADGTKLMEFIELSPTVHPFFVATQAHPEFNSRLGAPSPLFYGFVKACYDKKNHNFSIARVHGIAKKECVLF, from the coding sequence ATGCAAACACGATTTATCATGGTTACTGGTGGGGTAATTTCTGGAGTTGGAAAAGGGGTAACTACCGCATCACTTGGAAGAATTTTAAAAGAATATGGGTATAAAACAACCCTCATTAAGATTGATCCATATGTTAATTATGATGCTGGTACGTTGCGGCCAACTGAACATGGTGAAGTGTGGGTAACAGATGATGGTGGAGAAATAGATCAAGACCTTGGTACGTACGAGCGTTTTTTGAATGAAAATCTATCTAAAAGAAATAATATAACAACTGGTCAAATTTACAAAGCAGTAATTGATCGTGAACGAGCGGGTGGTTATTTAGGCCAAACGGTACAGTTTATTCCTCATATTACCGATGAGATAAAAAACAGAATTTTACAGGTAAGTAATGGCTATGATATTGCGATTATTGAACTTGGCGGTACAGTGGGTGATTATGAAAATATTCCCTATCTGTTTGCATTTAAAAGCTTGGAAAGAGAATTTGGTGCTGATTATACGGCATCGGTCTTAGTTACTTACTTGCCAGTTCCTGGCCACATAGGTGAAATGAAAACAAAACCAACTCAGCAAGCAATACGGCTGCTTGGGCAAGAAGGCATTTTACCAGATTTTATTATTTGCCGTTCAAAAAAACCACTCGATAAAGAGAGAAAAAAAAAGATAGAAGCGTTTGCTAATATCGTTTCTGAACATATTATTGCCGCGCCAGATTTAGATACAATTTATCGTATGCCGCTTTATTTAGAGGAACAAGACATTGGTAAAAAGTTACTTAAACATTTGAGTCTACCGCTACGAAAACAACCAGATTGGTCTGGCTGGAAACAATTAGTTGAAGTGATTGAGAAGCCGAAAAAGCATATTAAGGTTGGTGTTGTTGGTAAATATGTAAGTATTGGAGATTACTGCATTGCCGACAGTTATTTGAGTATTTATCAAGCATTAATGCATGCGGGTGCGCAAGCACGCATGGGTGTTGATATCACGTGGATTGATGCACAAAATTCTGAAAATAACAATCAGGGATTAAATCAACTTGATGAATTTGATGGTATTATTATTCCGGGAGGCTTTGGTAGTAGTGGTGTTGAAGGAAAAATTAATACTATCAGGTATGCACGAGAACATAATATTCCTATTATTGGTTTGTGCTATGGAATGCAGTTAATGGTCGTTGAATGGGCACGAAATATGTGTGGAATGCCTGATGCGAACACGACAGAAATTGATGCAAAAACACCATATCCGATTATTGATATTTTGCCTACGCAGAAAGTGATTTTGAAGGATAGTCAATATGGTGGTACCATGCGTTTGGGGGCGTATAAAGCTGATATAAAAAGAGAAAGTGTTGTCTATGATTTATATAAAAGAAAAACAATTTCAGAGCGTCATCGGCATCGTTATGAAGTGAATCCAAAATATATTGATATTCTTGAAGAAAAAGGAATACTTTTTTCAGGGCAGCATGTACGTGCTGATGGTACTAAATTAATGGAATTTATTGAACTGTCACCAACGGTGCATCCATTCTTTGTCGCAACGCAAGCACATCCAGAATTCAATAGCCGTTTAGGGGCGCCAAGTCCATTGTTTTATGGATTTGTTAAAGCATGCTATGATAAGAAAAATCATAATTTTTCTATTGCTAGAGTACACGGTATAGCTAAAAAAGAATGCGTGTTATTTTAA